Below is a genomic region from Pyrococcus kukulkanii.
GTGAGTCATCTTTTATCGATGATAATTGACTAGGATGGTTCATCACCACGGCCCGGCCCCCAAGGGGGCCTGCCGTGGCTCTATCTCTTGATATCAGGTGTTATATAGGATTTCATCTAGGAGAGGGAAAAGAATTAGGTGTCTTTATAAAGATGTTTCCCAGTAGGAAACAATGCTTATAAATATATGTTTCCTAGTAGGAAACATGCTTAAAGAAATAACTGAGGAGTACCTTGGAGCGCTCAACAGGATAAGCATAATCGAGAGGGAAGCAAAGCTCCCCTCTGGACCAGACATAAAGGCTATTATAGGGGTTAGAAGGGTTGGTAAGACTGTATTAATGCTCCAAAGGGTCGGAGAGCTTTTAGAGAAAGGAGAAAATGCCGTCTACGTATCTTTCGACGAACCTGAGATCAGAAAACTGAACCACAGAGAACTTGCAGAGGAAGTTAGGAGAGAATTTCCAAGCGGCAACGTTTACCTGTTTTTAGACGAAGTGCAGGAGTGGGAGGAATGGGATGCGAGGATTAGATGGCTCCATGAGGTTGGCGATTTTGATATCTATATCTCGGGATCCTCTTCAACATTGCTTTCCTCCAAGATACCTTCAAGGCTCAGAGGAAGGTACATCTCACGCGTAATACTCCCATTTTCCTTTAGGGAAGTCTCTTCCCAAGACACTAGGACGTTTAGGAATAGGGGGAAGATTAGGAAAGTCCTCGATGATTACCTCAGATGGGGGAGGCTTTCCCGAAGTCTGGACGTTCAAGTCTAGGGAAAAGATAATCTCAATAGTGGAGACGGTTTTCTATAGGGATATAATTGAGAGGTTCAAAATTCGAGAGATTAAGGAGTTTGAAGACTTCTTTTATTACGTCCTTTCCCTCTATTCCTCCTATTTCACTTACAGGTCGCTCCAAAGGGCCCTAGCGAGTTGGATTAAGCTCAGCGTTAAAACCGTCATGAACTACTTGAAGTACATGGAGAGCTCGATGTTGATCTACACCCTTCCCACGTTTTCTCCCTCTCAAAGGGAGATAATCAGGAGACCCAAGAAGCTCTACATAGTCGACCACGGACTTGCAAACCTCTTCTTTAGGGGGATGGACATGGGAAGGAGGATTGAGAATGTTGTTTTCTTGGAATTGCTGAGGAGGAAGCTATACAGAAATCCCCTCCTGAAGATATTCTACTATTCAGGTTCTGAGGGTGAAGTTGATTTCGTGCTCATGGAGGGGAATAAAGTAATTGAGCTAATTCAAGTTACGGTTGAGGTGACGCCCGCAAACTACAGGAGAGAGGTTGAGGGCCTGATAAAGGTTGGAAAGAAGCTTAAGTGCAACAATCTAACGCTCGTGACCCTAGAGAGGAGTGAGGTTGATGGTGTTAAGGTAATTCCCCTATGGGAGTTTTTGCTTAGCTCTTAAGAATCTCTTTTAGGGAAGCTATAAAACTCTCAAAAGACTTGCTCCTCAGCCCT
It encodes:
- a CDS encoding ATP-binding protein; the encoded protein is MLKEITEEYLGALNRISIIEREAKLPSGPDIKAIIGVRRVGKTVLMLQRVGELLEKGENAVYVSFDEPEIRKLNHRELAEEVRREFPSGNVYLFLDEVQEWEEWDARIRWLHEVGDFDIYISGSSSTLLSSKIPSRLRGRYISRVILPFSFREVSSQDTRTFRNRGKIRKVLDDYLRWGRLSRSLDVQV
- a CDS encoding ATP-binding protein yields the protein MITSDGGGFPEVWTFKSREKIISIVETVFYRDIIERFKIREIKEFEDFFYYVLSLYSSYFTYRSLQRALASWIKLSVKTVMNYLKYMESSMLIYTLPTFSPSQREIIRRPKKLYIVDHGLANLFFRGMDMGRRIENVVFLELLRRKLYRNPLLKIFYYSGSEGEVDFVLMEGNKVIELIQVTVEVTPANYRREVEGLIKVGKKLKCNNLTLVTLERSEVDGVKVIPLWEFLLSS